One Thermoplasma volcanium GSS1 genomic window carries:
- a CDS encoding carboxypeptidase-like regulatory domain-containing protein codes for MSPRYVALIIVGVVIFSSLFSIANIGYPTGNPVHVKIKKEQQNITLFANQTLNKYSVGISNTYFVPSGNATIKVNGYAYNATSSKPLENFPIVVAAYGLATQTNTNMKGEFHFTVLKTGNAKLAFFVPGYNVEYHNFDFLSSGSLNISVAFQPSSKYVISGFTLYGNTSIPHVGLTFYSMNSVYTFSNSDGYYSALLYNGTYTVAVEKPGFSSIASPQQVTVSGENMAVNISLTSSGQRAFNVSGFVVNQIGIPVPYATVSFSGFDVTSNSTGHYSIAVSAGYDILIATAPGYGAGSRDVYVKSNMSNVNITLPPESPLVGGKATSQNYQLNSSNLNYSSNGNYTIEGYAYFNSSGLKFPLSNKEIEFVMKSEGDEFYVVNTTNDEGHYAVSVKYPGLYVFYILTSGYYPLNLSIYVKQSQTHKNLLFSPVSSRYLNISVSDYYGPASFNITVAEGHYYEKNMSANNYENLTLPEGTYNITISKVGYYSQQFNVSLTSNETFSVNLKPVNSLGNDINENVPVEVPLTSYPQVSSSTLSAQKQVKVGILFKSKNSGPLRDLEYEMFMNFSGKNYRMLGYTNSSGTALINFGYTGYYNLYFLFLDYYANLSLNITGNTNTSVNASQRVVYNYGLTLYNYSNYFKLSNETISNRTLSVNNDSFQIEPTKSSENATSVSFAFSLPEYNYTFTYQNKSFVTFNMTVHLHSNSSSMNALTPYLIIIKNESAIGWSFSLLPALHSMKVKNTLIVLGAFASSYTFSPFINYYDENNTPLYKKDFVLNTTNPQENITFNVTNEVKQISLTDYEYKSHSPIPYIVEVFYWNDTSGSVPEYIHNISFTNIKINASYMLTNITAPWGSYFYNSSNGYANLPIIDFENGTSIEFEYDFNSYEGAVPISSLNITVQYYTTEIEVI; via the coding sequence TTGTCACCAAGGTACGTTGCGTTAATTATTGTAGGTGTAGTGATATTTTCGTCTCTATTCTCGATCGCAAATATTGGTTATCCTACAGGCAATCCTGTCCACGTAAAAATTAAGAAAGAACAGCAAAACATAACGCTTTTTGCTAATCAAACTTTAAATAAATACAGCGTCGGGATAAGCAATACCTATTTCGTTCCGTCTGGAAATGCGACGATAAAAGTAAACGGATACGCTTACAATGCAACTTCATCAAAGCCTCTGGAAAATTTCCCTATCGTTGTCGCAGCTTATGGGTTAGCTACACAAACGAATACAAATATGAAAGGGGAATTTCACTTCACCGTACTTAAAACCGGAAATGCCAAACTCGCGTTTTTTGTACCAGGATATAACGTAGAATACCATAACTTCGATTTTTTGTCATCCGGTTCTCTAAACATTTCTGTTGCTTTCCAACCATCTAGCAAATACGTAATTAGTGGTTTTACTTTATATGGGAATACATCTATCCCCCATGTTGGTCTAACGTTTTATTCGATGAACTCTGTTTATACATTTTCGAATTCAGATGGATACTACTCAGCTCTTCTTTATAACGGGACTTATACTGTGGCAGTTGAAAAACCAGGGTTTTCCAGTATTGCGTCCCCTCAACAAGTAACTGTTTCCGGGGAAAATATGGCCGTGAACATATCACTTACCTCATCCGGCCAGAGGGCTTTTAACGTTTCTGGGTTTGTAGTTAATCAAATAGGCATTCCAGTGCCCTACGCTACAGTATCATTTTCTGGATTCGATGTTACTTCCAATTCGACTGGCCACTATTCAATAGCTGTCAGCGCCGGTTACGATATCCTTATAGCCACAGCCCCAGGATATGGTGCTGGATCCAGAGACGTCTACGTTAAGAGCAATATGAGCAATGTTAACATAACTTTGCCCCCTGAGAGTCCACTTGTAGGCGGTAAGGCAACAAGCCAAAATTATCAGTTAAATTCCAGCAACTTAAACTATTCTTCTAACGGAAACTATACAATTGAGGGCTATGCCTATTTTAATTCAAGTGGTCTCAAGTTTCCCCTATCAAACAAAGAGATAGAATTTGTTATGAAATCAGAGGGTGATGAGTTTTATGTCGTTAACACAACAAACGATGAAGGTCATTATGCCGTTTCAGTAAAATATCCCGGATTATATGTTTTTTACATACTTACATCAGGATATTATCCACTAAACCTTAGCATATATGTAAAGCAGAGTCAAACGCACAAAAACTTGTTATTCAGCCCTGTTTCGAGCAGATACCTGAACATAAGCGTAAGTGATTACTACGGTCCTGCATCATTCAATATTACTGTTGCAGAAGGGCATTATTATGAAAAAAATATGAGCGCAAATAACTACGAAAACCTAACACTCCCAGAAGGCACTTATAATATAACAATTAGCAAGGTAGGATACTATTCTCAGCAATTTAATGTGAGTTTAACTTCAAATGAAACTTTCTCTGTCAATCTTAAACCAGTTAATTCGTTAGGAAACGACATTAATGAAAATGTGCCTGTGGAAGTTCCGTTAACATCGTACCCTCAGGTATCATCTTCGACTTTGTCTGCCCAAAAACAGGTGAAAGTTGGGATATTGTTCAAATCTAAAAATTCCGGGCCGCTTAGAGATCTGGAATACGAGATGTTTATGAATTTTTCAGGAAAAAATTACAGAATGCTTGGATATACCAATAGTTCTGGTACTGCGCTTATAAATTTTGGTTATACTGGATATTACAACCTGTACTTCCTATTTCTTGATTATTATGCGAACTTAAGCCTTAACATTACCGGAAATACGAACACAAGTGTTAATGCCTCTCAAAGAGTAGTATATAATTACGGACTTACTCTTTATAACTATTCTAATTATTTTAAATTAAGCAACGAAACTATTTCAAATAGAACATTGTCGGTAAACAATGATTCATTCCAGATCGAGCCTACAAAATCATCTGAAAACGCAACAAGTGTATCGTTCGCCTTCAGTTTGCCTGAGTACAATTATACCTTTACGTATCAGAACAAGAGCTTCGTTACTTTCAATATGACCGTGCATTTGCACTCAAATTCATCATCTATGAACGCACTGACGCCCTATCTCATAATAATCAAAAACGAATCAGCCATAGGATGGAGTTTTTCACTTTTACCAGCTCTTCATTCAATGAAAGTAAAAAATACTCTTATTGTCTTAGGTGCCTTCGCTTCTTCGTACACTTTTAGCCCATTCATAAATTATTACGATGAAAATAACACTCCCTTGTACAAGAAAGACTTCGTCCTTAACACTACGAATCCTCAGGAGAACATAACGTTTAATGTAACGAATGAAGTTAAACAAATATCATTGACAGATTACGAATACAAGTCGCATTCTCCTATACCCTATATTGTTGAGGTTTTCTATTGGAATGATACATCTGGTTCTGTACCTGAATACATACACAATATTTCTTTTACCAACATCAAGATAAATGCATCGTATATGTTAACGAACATTACTGCTCCATGGGGATCCTACTTCTATAACTCGTCTAATGGCTATGCTAATTTGCCCATAATCGACTTTGAGAATGGAACATCAATAGAGTTCGAATACGATTTCAATTCCTATGAAGGGGCAGTTCCAATATCCTCGCTTAACATCACCGTTCAGTACTATACCACAGAGATAGAGGTGATATAG
- a CDS encoding AAA family ATPase translates to MESTSELEDLRNTVVSIEESIGKRVIGSRRIVRFMFIALLTGNHILLEGVPGLAKTMLANEFARHTKMEFKRIQFTPDMLPSDITGTIMFNIESRKMEFKEGPLFANVVLADEINRTPPKVQSALLEAMEEVHVTVGGETHSLPKPFFVIATQNPVEQEGTFPLAEALMDRFLFRYYLDYPSREDEINILNSMGNSEDPSIVLLPDEIMHFRSEVDNVYVSDEIKEYIVDLMRKTREDELVYLGASPRTTSKYIKAARANALISGRSYVIPEDILYMAFEILNHRLILKPEAVVDETDDIKNIVKRIVDKVVSETPYPK, encoded by the coding sequence GTGGAAAGTACTAGTGAGCTTGAGGATCTTAGAAATACTGTAGTAAGCATAGAAGAAAGTATAGGAAAAAGAGTTATTGGATCTAGAAGAATCGTTAGGTTTATGTTTATAGCCCTCCTCACAGGCAACCACATACTTCTTGAAGGGGTACCGGGCCTAGCAAAGACCATGCTTGCAAACGAGTTTGCAAGGCATACAAAAATGGAATTCAAGAGGATACAGTTCACTCCGGATATGCTTCCTTCTGATATTACCGGTACCATAATGTTCAACATAGAGTCTAGGAAGATGGAATTCAAGGAAGGTCCCCTCTTTGCCAACGTTGTTTTGGCAGACGAAATTAACAGAACACCTCCGAAGGTGCAGTCTGCCCTTCTGGAGGCCATGGAGGAAGTTCACGTAACTGTAGGTGGTGAAACACATTCTCTCCCTAAGCCTTTCTTTGTCATTGCGACTCAGAATCCAGTAGAGCAGGAAGGTACTTTTCCGCTAGCGGAGGCCCTTATGGATAGGTTCCTTTTCAGATATTATCTTGATTACCCAAGCCGTGAAGACGAGATCAACATATTGAATTCAATGGGAAATTCGGAGGATCCATCAATAGTCCTTCTACCGGACGAAATAATGCACTTCAGGTCAGAAGTTGATAATGTGTACGTATCTGATGAGATCAAAGAATACATCGTTGATCTTATGAGAAAGACGAGAGAAGACGAACTTGTATATCTGGGTGCAAGCCCGAGAACAACCTCTAAATACATAAAGGCTGCAAGGGCAAATGCCCTCATAAGCGGTAGAAGCTATGTTATTCCAGAGGATATACTGTATATGGCATTCGAAATACTAAATCATAGGCTCATACTAAAGCCGGAAGCAGTGGTTGATGAAACAGATGACATCAAAAATATCGTCAAGAGAATCGTAGATAAAGTAGTATCTGAAACGCCGTATCCAAAATGA